The Candidatus Nitrosymbiomonas proteolyticus genome has a segment encoding these proteins:
- a CDS encoding protein MraZ yields MASFQLPEGFEPIIGTDETVLDDKGRVLIPKRKRDRLGRTFALVLGKVGALVIYPEAIWRALLHEVFEAGTLDPAREQFTRLQLGLAADGLKFDPAGRMVLPQDLRDAAKLKIGDPLKLIGCGDRIEIWTKPEWEAFQRFPQHYGKERREPIEEAYQSMLRAAHMRGEPRA; encoded by the coding sequence TTGGCAAGCTTTCAATTGCCCGAGGGATTCGAGCCGATCATCGGAACCGATGAAACGGTGCTCGACGATAAGGGAAGGGTGCTCATTCCCAAGCGCAAACGCGACAGGCTCGGGCGGACGTTCGCTTTGGTCCTAGGAAAAGTCGGCGCCCTCGTCATTTACCCGGAAGCCATATGGCGTGCGTTGCTTCATGAGGTTTTCGAGGCCGGAACTCTTGATCCTGCGCGCGAGCAATTCACCCGGCTCCAATTGGGGCTTGCCGCCGACGGGCTGAAGTTCGATCCTGCCGGCAGAATGGTGCTTCCCCAAGACCTCCGCGACGCCGCGAAGCTCAAGATTGGCGACCCTCTGAAGCTGATCGGTTGCGGCGACAGGATTGAGATATGGACCAAGCCCGAGTGGGAGGCGTTTCAGAGATTCCCTCAGCATTACGGAAAGGAGCGCCGCGAGCCCATCGAAGAGGCTTATCAGTCGATGCTCCGCGCCGCACACATGAGAGGTGAGCCCCGTGCCTAG
- a CDS encoding B12-dependent methionine synthase has protein sequence MGTTSALLEVVAERAVLFDGAMGTQIQAANLASADFGLRSVSLESARAKIARLPDPDALLDGCNELLNLTRPEEIEAIHAKYLRAGSDILTTNTFGASSIVLAEYGIESLLYEVSFEAGRIARRVADAFSTPERPRFVAGAIGPGTKLVSLEQATFDEIEQSYFTAFLALIEAGVDALMLETLQDLLMAKACIVGAHRALAESDKDLPILVSVTIEQTGTMLLGSEIGAALNMLEAFPQVKMVGINCATGPVEMAPHVRFLCQNSTRPVFVQPNAGLPVMERGQAVYRLSPEELASSHSHFLRDMGVAAVGGCCGTTPEHIAAVSQALADAPRSPEAHWQKVRALFPGFDFRVRNEQQCDAVRLVGSSSLFRFQPYRQDTSFLIIGEKTNANGSKAFREMLAAENWDGLTELARELEAEGSHMLDVCAAFVGRDETRDMRILLTRFNKQVSVPLMIDSTDAKVIEEALKTLAGKPLVNSINFEDGEERTRIVLGLCAQYGAGVVGLTIDEEGMAKTAERKVAIADRILAFTREAGLPDHDVFLDCLTFTLGSGDEEFRRSAAETLEAIRALRSRNRHVNLLLGVSNVSFGLKPALRNVLNTVFLQEALGVGLNAAIVHFSKIRPLNQIEPDLMKIAQDLIYDRRQFATV, from the coding sequence ATGGGAACAACCTCGGCGCTCTTGGAGGTCGTCGCAGAACGCGCGGTGCTCTTCGATGGCGCGATGGGCACTCAAATCCAAGCCGCCAACCTCGCGTCGGCGGACTTTGGCCTTAGGAGCGTTTCCCTCGAGTCCGCACGGGCGAAGATCGCCCGTCTTCCCGACCCCGACGCCCTTCTTGACGGCTGCAACGAACTCCTCAACCTGACCCGCCCCGAAGAGATCGAGGCCATCCACGCCAAGTACCTGCGGGCAGGTTCCGACATCCTCACCACGAACACGTTCGGCGCGAGTTCGATCGTGCTTGCGGAATACGGTATCGAAAGCCTCCTGTACGAGGTCTCCTTCGAGGCCGGAAGGATCGCCCGAAGGGTGGCCGATGCGTTTTCGACGCCTGAACGACCGCGTTTCGTCGCCGGCGCGATCGGACCGGGAACCAAGCTGGTCTCCCTCGAACAAGCGACGTTCGATGAGATCGAGCAATCCTACTTCACGGCCTTCTTGGCGCTCATCGAAGCCGGAGTGGACGCGTTGATGCTCGAAACGTTGCAAGACCTGCTCATGGCCAAAGCATGCATCGTGGGGGCGCATAGGGCGTTGGCGGAGTCGGACAAGGACCTGCCCATTCTGGTCTCGGTCACCATCGAGCAAACCGGAACCATGCTCTTGGGTTCGGAGATCGGCGCCGCGCTGAACATGCTCGAAGCCTTCCCGCAAGTGAAAATGGTCGGCATCAACTGCGCGACTGGTCCGGTCGAGATGGCCCCGCACGTGAGGTTTCTCTGCCAAAACTCCACGCGGCCCGTCTTCGTCCAGCCAAACGCCGGTCTTCCCGTGATGGAGCGGGGTCAGGCCGTCTATAGGCTGAGCCCGGAAGAACTCGCTTCGAGCCATTCCCACTTCCTGCGGGATATGGGCGTGGCGGCGGTCGGGGGATGCTGCGGCACGACTCCCGAACACATCGCTGCGGTGAGCCAAGCTCTCGCGGATGCGCCGCGGTCGCCCGAAGCCCATTGGCAGAAAGTCCGCGCCCTTTTCCCCGGCTTCGACTTTCGCGTTCGAAACGAGCAGCAATGCGATGCTGTCCGACTGGTGGGCAGCAGCAGCCTCTTTCGGTTCCAGCCCTACCGACAAGACACCAGCTTCCTCATCATCGGAGAGAAAACCAACGCAAATGGAAGCAAGGCGTTTCGAGAAATGCTCGCCGCCGAGAACTGGGACGGGCTTACTGAACTGGCACGGGAACTCGAAGCCGAGGGCTCGCACATGCTCGATGTGTGCGCCGCGTTCGTGGGACGCGACGAAACCCGCGACATGCGAATTCTCCTGACGCGCTTCAACAAACAGGTGAGCGTCCCTCTCATGATCGACTCGACCGACGCCAAGGTGATCGAGGAGGCGCTCAAGACCCTCGCCGGCAAGCCGCTGGTGAACTCGATCAACTTCGAAGACGGGGAGGAACGAACGAGGATCGTGCTCGGGCTCTGCGCCCAATACGGCGCGGGTGTGGTGGGCTTGACCATCGACGAAGAGGGCATGGCCAAGACAGCCGAACGGAAGGTCGCCATCGCCGACCGGATTCTCGCGTTCACTCGGGAAGCCGGGTTGCCAGACCACGACGTTTTCCTCGACTGCCTGACGTTCACCCTTGGATCGGGCGACGAGGAGTTTCGCAGGTCCGCAGCGGAGACCCTCGAAGCGATTCGCGCCTTGCGATCGCGCAACCGCCATGTCAATCTGCTCCTCGGCGTCTCCAACGTCTCTTTCGGGCTGAAACCGGCGCTGCGAAACGTGTTGAACACGGTATTCCTCCAAGAAGCCCTGGGCGTCGGGCTGAACGCGGCCATCGTCCACTTCTCCAAGATTCGGCCGCTCAACCAGATCGAGCCGGATCTGATGAAGATCGCGCAGGACCTCATCTACGATCGCAGGCAATTCGCCACCGTCTAA
- a CDS encoding UDP-N-acetylmuramoyl-L-alanyl-D-glutamate--2,6-diaminopimelate ligase, translating to MPLLSDAIERSGAVLDRISGDAPISGIDDDTRTVSEGDLFVCMPSDSRDTHELIPEALGKGAAAVLAHSQEGFQGAVEQGVPAMLSRKETGRFEDAVWRLAAEVLGRPSRKIRVVGVTGTNGKTTTAWLVREALMALGHPAAYLGTLGIQTPAGSRELANTTPFPIALQKLLCEVVESGATHLAMEVSSHALEQRRADGVEFDVGVFTNLTQDHLDFHGSMDSYASAKRRLFLELPRHTSKRFVAVLNKDDREGAAIESLVQGQVLTYGFQHGEIRGRADRVELDRLTLSLEHGADRATLEAQLGGAFNVTNCLSAAAGLVALGIDLMSATRGLAQARPVPGRFEAVRNEKGIGIIVDYAHTPDALTKLLGSVRGLKPKRIITVFGCGGDRDKAKRPLMAQAVCAQSDAVVVTSDNPRTEDPEAIIADIERGIEPTCRAVRVTDRRAAIQRAISMAERGDVVVIAGKGHENYQIIGKTKVPMDDRELARKALEGLN from the coding sequence ATGCCACTCCTTTCGGATGCGATTGAGCGGTCGGGCGCCGTTCTCGATAGGATCAGCGGCGACGCGCCGATCTCGGGAATCGACGACGACACTCGCACCGTTTCCGAGGGCGATCTCTTCGTTTGCATGCCCAGCGACTCGCGGGACACCCATGAGCTGATCCCGGAGGCTCTCGGCAAGGGAGCGGCCGCGGTCCTCGCCCATAGCCAAGAGGGCTTTCAAGGGGCCGTCGAGCAAGGGGTTCCGGCGATGCTCTCGCGCAAAGAAACCGGCAGGTTTGAAGACGCGGTGTGGCGGCTCGCGGCAGAAGTATTGGGCCGGCCTAGCCGCAAGATTAGAGTCGTTGGGGTCACGGGTACGAACGGCAAGACCACGACCGCTTGGCTCGTCCGCGAGGCGCTCATGGCGCTCGGACATCCCGCGGCCTACCTCGGCACGCTCGGCATCCAGACGCCTGCGGGCTCGCGTGAACTCGCGAACACCACCCCGTTTCCGATCGCCCTACAGAAGCTCCTCTGCGAAGTCGTCGAATCCGGAGCGACCCATCTGGCGATGGAGGTTAGCAGCCACGCGCTCGAACAGCGCCGAGCCGATGGGGTCGAGTTCGATGTGGGGGTGTTTACAAACCTCACCCAAGACCACCTTGACTTCCACGGATCGATGGATTCCTACGCATCAGCCAAACGAAGGCTCTTCTTGGAACTCCCCAGACATACCTCCAAGCGGTTCGTTGCCGTTCTCAACAAGGACGACCGCGAGGGCGCGGCCATTGAATCGCTGGTGCAAGGCCAGGTGCTCACGTACGGCTTTCAGCACGGCGAAATCCGGGGGCGCGCCGACCGCGTCGAACTGGACCGGCTCACCCTGTCGCTGGAGCATGGCGCAGACCGAGCGACGCTGGAGGCTCAACTGGGCGGCGCATTCAACGTCACCAACTGCCTTTCGGCCGCCGCCGGGTTGGTCGCATTAGGGATCGATTTGATGTCGGCGACGCGCGGGCTCGCCCAGGCTCGTCCTGTACCAGGGAGATTCGAAGCTGTGCGAAACGAGAAGGGGATCGGAATCATCGTCGACTACGCTCACACGCCCGACGCATTAACGAAGCTGCTGGGCTCGGTGCGGGGCCTGAAGCCCAAGAGGATCATCACCGTGTTTGGATGCGGCGGTGATCGGGACAAGGCGAAGAGGCCGCTCATGGCTCAGGCCGTTTGCGCCCAATCCGATGCGGTAGTTGTGACGAGTGACAACCCCAGAACCGAAGACCCGGAGGCCATCATCGCAGACATCGAACGGGGAATCGAGCCCACCTGCCGGGCTGTGCGCGTGACGGATCGCCGAGCGGCGATCCAACGCGCCATTTCGATGGCCGAACGCGGGGATGTGGTCGTGATCGCCGGAAAGGGCCATGAGAACTACCAGATCATCGGAAAGACCAAGGTCCCGATGGACGACCGCGAACTCGCCCGCAAGGCATTGGAGGGCCTGAATTGA
- a CDS encoding stage V sporulation protein D — protein sequence MNSRGIKVFAWLTLAGFVVAAGSQARLQVFRRDAVLDLGEKSGRFLVKRVEPARRGAILSADNRPLAQDASAREFGLIFDDVPFSRTFFMELSEASGIPASEMLQLKASGVRTTFWREPLTESKAKRVEDVKIRWRADGVSLRRVAERDYPLGIAAAGVVGALRDGKPITGIEVSKSKTLEGHDGLTIGLTDSKGKFLPMRIDPRTKTRVDGEDVVLTLDSRLQLVATQALKEAVESNNADQGAVVILNPKTGDILAMANWPSYDPARLGRPTGSKERFTDFNPNYMAALEPGSTFKILTLALALEKGVVNSTDVVQCGGSLQVWSNRSVRCDLHGGTRAHGTVDLEKAISKSCNVSAATWALRVGSPDFIEFLNRSGLMRKTQLGLPLEASGQFVRDEYAKGLQLATFGFGQSMTCTPVGLASVFSALGNGGVRMEPRLIAKVGGRDTKEREAGRLFSKETADQVLGYMESVIESDSGTGKSLRIPGYRLAGKTGTAQKINRSTGTVEGGGYVSNFVGLVPAQNPQALILVMIDNPKAGKYYGASVAGPVFVESAQAVVRLLGIPPTPGKDVVPSPKASPSPDIEIRSTKQQGGASN from the coding sequence ATGAACTCTAGAGGCATCAAGGTCTTCGCTTGGCTGACGCTGGCCGGATTCGTCGTTGCCGCCGGTTCTCAAGCACGGCTCCAGGTGTTTCGGCGAGACGCGGTCCTCGACCTCGGAGAGAAGAGCGGCCGCTTTCTCGTCAAGCGCGTCGAACCCGCTCGGCGCGGGGCGATCCTCAGCGCGGACAACCGCCCCCTCGCTCAAGACGCGAGCGCGCGCGAGTTCGGGCTGATCTTCGACGATGTGCCGTTCAGTCGGACGTTTTTCATGGAACTCAGCGAGGCTTCAGGGATTCCTGCCAGTGAGATGCTTCAGCTCAAGGCATCGGGAGTGAGGACCACGTTCTGGCGGGAGCCTCTGACCGAGTCGAAAGCGAAACGTGTTGAAGACGTGAAGATCAGGTGGCGGGCCGATGGGGTTTCGCTACGACGCGTCGCCGAGCGGGACTACCCCCTCGGAATCGCGGCGGCGGGAGTCGTCGGCGCGCTCCGCGATGGCAAGCCGATCACAGGGATTGAGGTGTCGAAGTCCAAGACGCTCGAAGGGCACGACGGGCTGACCATCGGGTTGACGGACTCGAAGGGCAAGTTCCTGCCCATGAGGATCGATCCCCGCACCAAGACCCGTGTGGATGGCGAAGACGTCGTTCTCACCCTCGACAGCCGATTGCAGCTCGTCGCGACGCAGGCGCTCAAAGAGGCCGTCGAGTCCAACAACGCCGACCAAGGAGCGGTGGTGATCCTCAACCCCAAGACCGGAGACATCCTAGCGATGGCCAACTGGCCCAGCTACGACCCGGCGCGGTTGGGCCGGCCCACCGGAAGCAAGGAGCGGTTCACGGACTTCAATCCCAACTATATGGCGGCCCTCGAACCCGGCTCAACGTTCAAGATTTTGACCCTCGCGCTCGCCTTGGAAAAGGGAGTGGTGAATTCCACCGACGTCGTGCAGTGTGGCGGCTCTCTCCAAGTCTGGTCGAACCGAAGCGTCCGGTGCGACTTGCACGGGGGGACGCGGGCGCATGGAACCGTGGACCTGGAAAAGGCGATCTCGAAAAGCTGCAATGTCAGCGCGGCGACTTGGGCGCTCCGAGTGGGTTCGCCCGACTTCATCGAGTTCTTGAACAGATCGGGGCTTATGCGTAAGACCCAGCTCGGGCTTCCGCTCGAAGCTTCGGGCCAGTTCGTCCGCGACGAATACGCCAAGGGGCTTCAACTTGCGACCTTCGGATTTGGTCAATCGATGACCTGCACTCCTGTCGGGCTGGCGTCGGTCTTCTCAGCCCTGGGCAACGGCGGCGTTCGGATGGAGCCGAGGCTCATCGCGAAGGTAGGCGGCAGGGACACGAAAGAGCGCGAGGCCGGGAGGCTGTTTTCGAAGGAAACCGCCGATCAGGTGCTGGGGTATATGGAGTCCGTGATTGAATCTGACTCGGGTACGGGCAAATCGCTCCGGATTCCGGGATACCGGCTTGCAGGCAAGACCGGTACGGCCCAAAAGATCAACCGATCGACGGGCACGGTCGAAGGCGGCGGATACGTTTCTAACTTCGTGGGACTCGTTCCTGCGCAAAACCCCCAGGCGCTCATTCTGGTGATGATCGACAACCCGAAGGCAGGGAAGTACTACGGCGCGAGCGTTGCGGGGCCGGTGTTCGTCGAATCGGCCCAAGCGGTCGTCCGGCTGCTGGGAATTCCTCCGACGCCCGGCAAAGATGTGGTCCCTAGCCCGAAAGCGTCCCCTTCTCCCGACATCGAGATTCGCTCAACGAAGCAACAAGGAGGGGCGAGCAACTGA
- a CDS encoding 16S rRNA (cytosine(1402)-N(4))-methyltransferase, whose protein sequence is MPRSEAIVGFAHGSSHFGAVLFSRQVADTGSGAPRSANPGEDFGPAHEPVMVEEVLEALSPSPGAVVVDGTMGQGGHSLALIERIAPGGTLIGFEWDPAMLAIAQVRIGDPRGVKVEFVSDDFREIPRYLFRTGRTADAILLDLGLNTGQVLDPKRGFSFAHDAPLDMRMDRGRGEPASAVLNRMSPVQIEDMLRDYGDEKWARAIAKKIVEVRKSRPLTTTFDLVECVLAAIPKGAREKRIHPATRTFQSVRVYVNRELQGLEEALGAMAEALSPQGVLAVISYHSGEDRIVKHAFRSLEATERFESITRKPRTPSASEVERNPRSRSAKLRAVRRLLP, encoded by the coding sequence GTGCCTAGAAGCGAAGCGATCGTGGGTTTTGCGCACGGATCGAGCCACTTCGGCGCGGTGTTGTTCTCAAGGCAAGTCGCGGACACGGGATCGGGCGCACCCCGCAGCGCGAACCCAGGCGAAGATTTCGGTCCGGCGCACGAGCCTGTGATGGTCGAGGAGGTCCTGGAGGCGCTGTCGCCGTCGCCTGGCGCGGTTGTTGTCGACGGCACGATGGGACAGGGCGGCCATTCGCTCGCGTTGATCGAACGCATCGCCCCCGGTGGGACTCTGATCGGATTCGAATGGGACCCCGCGATGCTCGCGATCGCTCAGGTGAGGATCGGCGACCCGAGAGGCGTCAAGGTCGAGTTCGTCTCCGATGACTTCCGCGAAATCCCGCGTTACCTCTTTCGCACGGGACGCACGGCAGACGCGATCCTTCTCGATCTTGGGCTCAACACGGGCCAGGTCCTCGACCCTAAGCGCGGATTCAGCTTCGCCCACGACGCCCCCCTCGACATGCGGATGGACCGCGGAAGAGGCGAGCCCGCATCCGCAGTACTCAACCGTATGTCCCCGGTTCAAATCGAGGACATGCTGCGCGATTACGGCGATGAAAAATGGGCCCGCGCCATCGCGAAGAAGATCGTCGAGGTTCGCAAATCCCGGCCACTCACCACTACGTTCGACCTCGTCGAGTGCGTGCTGGCGGCGATTCCGAAGGGCGCGCGCGAGAAAAGAATTCACCCAGCCACCCGAACGTTTCAGTCGGTTCGGGTCTATGTGAATCGGGAGCTTCAAGGGCTCGAAGAGGCTCTTGGGGCGATGGCGGAGGCTTTGTCACCTCAGGGAGTCCTCGCGGTGATCTCGTATCACTCCGGCGAGGACCGTATCGTCAAACACGCGTTTCGGTCGCTTGAGGCGACCGAACGCTTCGAGTCGATCACTCGCAAGCCGCGAACCCCCAGCGCCTCCGAAGTGGAACGAAACCCTCGGAGCCGCAGCGCCAAGCTAAGGGCGGTTCGGCGGCTCTTGCCTTGA
- a CDS encoding UDP-N-acetylmuramoyl-tripeptide--D-alanyl-D-alanine ligase, with translation MRPINVYEIAAIVNGRPFAILDSALASGFAFDHREVAPGDLFICIRGSRFDGHDFAAQAIARGAAACLASRPIPGPHILVNDVVRAISLLGTEYRKRVSGEVVGVTGSYGKTSVKEFLAAALRPLGAIAKTEGNRNTELTAPLLFAQLDGAEAAVVVEMAMRGKGQIGELCRIARPTAGVVTNVGHAHLEALGSRLEIAKAKRELLEAIPNYGHGAVWAEDEFRDVLAKHVGCHLGYFGFSDSADARVESCEIVGWERSVATIRVDGERVELEVPASGKHMALNAAAALLVASRLGAPLGEAAQSLASAQLPAMRMQVLQRQGVTIVLDAYNAAPGSVAASLETLAAVPCEGKRRMVLGDMLELGRAAAELHGLVGAQIAAAGVTSALFYGPNSIQHALPAYASACANCEARSASNIDEVAAFLHSASPGDVVLVKGSRGMALERALERRPQGALT, from the coding sequence TTGAGACCGATCAACGTCTACGAGATCGCCGCCATCGTGAACGGCCGACCCTTCGCGATCCTCGATTCGGCCTTGGCCTCAGGTTTCGCGTTCGACCATCGTGAGGTTGCGCCCGGAGACCTCTTCATCTGCATTCGTGGCAGCCGGTTCGATGGGCACGACTTCGCGGCTCAAGCGATTGCTCGCGGCGCGGCTGCATGTCTCGCCAGCCGCCCGATTCCTGGTCCCCACATCCTTGTGAACGACGTCGTGCGGGCGATTTCCCTGCTGGGAACGGAGTACCGAAAGAGGGTCTCCGGCGAGGTGGTGGGTGTCACGGGTTCGTATGGCAAGACGAGCGTCAAAGAGTTCCTCGCAGCGGCTCTTCGGCCCCTAGGAGCGATCGCGAAGACCGAGGGCAACCGCAACACCGAACTTACCGCGCCTCTTTTGTTCGCCCAGTTGGACGGGGCCGAGGCCGCGGTGGTGGTCGAGATGGCGATGCGAGGCAAGGGCCAGATCGGCGAGCTTTGCCGAATCGCTCGCCCCACGGCAGGGGTCGTGACGAACGTCGGGCACGCCCACCTCGAAGCGCTCGGGTCTCGGCTTGAGATCGCCAAAGCGAAAAGGGAACTGCTCGAAGCGATCCCCAACTACGGACACGGCGCGGTTTGGGCCGAAGACGAGTTTCGCGACGTCCTCGCCAAGCACGTCGGGTGCCATCTGGGGTACTTCGGGTTCTCCGATTCGGCCGACGCAAGGGTGGAGTCGTGCGAAATCGTCGGCTGGGAAAGGTCGGTCGCGACGATCCGCGTCGATGGGGAAAGGGTCGAACTGGAGGTCCCGGCAAGCGGCAAGCACATGGCCCTGAACGCCGCCGCGGCTCTGCTCGTGGCTTCTCGGCTTGGCGCTCCCCTTGGGGAAGCGGCGCAGTCACTCGCGTCGGCCCAACTCCCTGCGATGCGAATGCAGGTGCTCCAGCGCCAGGGCGTTACGATCGTCCTGGACGCCTACAACGCCGCACCCGGAAGCGTCGCCGCCTCGCTCGAAACCCTTGCCGCTGTCCCTTGCGAGGGGAAGAGGCGGATGGTTCTTGGCGATATGCTGGAGTTGGGAAGGGCCGCCGCTGAACTGCACGGCCTTGTGGGAGCGCAGATTGCAGCGGCGGGCGTGACGAGCGCGCTGTTCTACGGCCCGAATTCCATTCAGCACGCGCTCCCGGCGTATGCCTCCGCTTGCGCGAATTGCGAGGCCCGATCGGCGTCCAACATCGACGAGGTCGCAGCGTTCCTCCATTCGGCTTCGCCGGGAGACGTCGTGCTGGTCAAAGGCAGCCGGGGGATGGCGCTCGAAAGGGCATTGGAACGCAGACCCCAAGGAGCCCTAACATGA
- a CDS encoding phospho-N-acetylmuramoyl-pentapeptide-transferase → MTPVGELGGAFFVALLVSALATPIVLRTLRALGSQQTVSQYVPEHAAKQGTPTMGGWIILIGFAAAGAIAGITRLDLWILLGSFAAIGFLDDFLVPRWKPGTRGLGWTQKLSLQLIAVAVALFAGGWDFGEALTWAMVIGVVGVANAYNFSDGLDGLAGGLLALIASGFLALEWVVTGPGVVGLVAACLVGAAIPFLFVNAPPAKVFMGDVGSLPIGAVLGWMCLEVLSHPLARGPSAAWVWGAVGLLGLVLLAELLPVPLQVLSVKIRGKRLFPRTPIHHAFQHAGWPETRVTTAFLLTQFVAGVSAVWMADFAARGAGR, encoded by the coding sequence ATGACCCCCGTCGGCGAACTGGGAGGCGCCTTCTTCGTCGCCCTGCTGGTATCCGCTCTGGCGACCCCTATCGTCCTCCGAACGCTTCGCGCTCTTGGGTCGCAGCAAACGGTGAGCCAATACGTCCCTGAACACGCCGCGAAGCAGGGAACCCCCACGATGGGCGGTTGGATCATCCTCATAGGCTTTGCCGCTGCGGGCGCGATCGCCGGGATCACAAGGCTCGATCTTTGGATTCTCCTCGGTAGTTTTGCGGCGATTGGATTCCTCGACGATTTCTTGGTGCCAAGGTGGAAGCCGGGAACCCGCGGCCTGGGCTGGACGCAAAAGCTCTCGCTGCAACTCATTGCCGTGGCCGTCGCCCTCTTTGCCGGAGGCTGGGACTTCGGTGAGGCGCTTACCTGGGCGATGGTGATTGGGGTCGTAGGGGTGGCCAACGCCTATAACTTCTCCGACGGCCTCGACGGCCTTGCGGGTGGACTGTTGGCGCTGATCGCATCGGGCTTCCTTGCGCTGGAATGGGTGGTTACCGGGCCTGGGGTCGTGGGACTCGTTGCGGCATGTCTCGTTGGCGCGGCGATCCCATTCCTGTTCGTCAACGCTCCTCCGGCCAAGGTGTTCATGGGCGATGTCGGTTCGCTGCCGATTGGGGCCGTGCTCGGCTGGATGTGCCTCGAAGTCCTCTCCCACCCTCTCGCCCGTGGACCCAGCGCGGCTTGGGTTTGGGGCGCGGTCGGACTGCTCGGGCTTGTCCTCTTGGCGGAGCTCCTTCCCGTCCCCCTCCAGGTTCTCTCCGTGAAGATTCGAGGGAAGCGGCTCTTTCCTCGGACCCCGATTCACCACGCCTTCCAACATGCGGGCTGGCCGGAAACCCGAGTTACAACTGCCTTCTTGCTGACGCAGTTCGTCGCAGGCGTCAGCGCGGTCTGGATGGCCGACTTCGCAGCGCGAGGTGCGGGACGGTGA